In Syntrophus gentianae, a single window of DNA contains:
- a CDS encoding SpoIIE family protein phosphatase: MRQVIEFSWNSLTKAGEELCGDSVVIRTGRDFFVAVLSDGLGSGVKANILSTLTAEIAARMFESGGSVEEVMQTLVDTLPECSVRKLAYATFAVLMVYNGRDAHLVEFDSPPMILIRQNKLTSLPLEKREVKGRVIREAHFEIQENDVMVLISDGYEHAGLGGIFRLGWGWKSIAQAVQRFVQAGVDAVQLTQALSRTCMKFDDDKPGDDSTVISMRVRPAVSVCILTGPPNNKELDAFAVSRLMNAEGYKLICGGSTAQMAARVLDKKLEVEWVPPWKRTEASQKKKKGSPPTALLSGVDLVTEGILTLGQTVEILRHAKTIHDLPKDADPATRLARYLLSADDIHMIVGTAVNPNQIADLVRGEPMRMVYIRDLVQELTKRDKQVTLETV; this comes from the coding sequence ATGAGGCAGGTCATCGAATTTTCGTGGAACAGTCTGACCAAAGCCGGTGAAGAGCTTTGCGGAGATTCCGTCGTCATCCGGACCGGCAGGGATTTCTTCGTCGCTGTCCTTTCCGACGGTCTGGGCAGCGGTGTCAAGGCCAATATCCTGTCCACCCTGACGGCGGAGATCGCTGCCCGGATGTTCGAGTCGGGCGGTTCGGTAGAAGAGGTCATGCAGACCCTGGTGGATACCCTGCCGGAGTGCAGCGTGCGGAAGCTGGCTTATGCGACCTTTGCCGTCTTGATGGTTTATAATGGAAGGGATGCCCATCTGGTGGAATTTGATTCGCCGCCCATGATCCTGATTCGGCAGAATAAGCTGACTTCTCTGCCCCTGGAGAAGAGGGAGGTCAAGGGCCGGGTCATTCGAGAGGCCCACTTCGAGATCCAGGAAAATGATGTCATGGTTCTGATCAGCGATGGCTATGAGCATGCGGGACTGGGGGGCATCTTTCGACTGGGTTGGGGATGGAAAAGCATCGCCCAGGCGGTGCAGCGGTTTGTTCAGGCAGGGGTGGATGCGGTTCAGCTGACACAGGCCCTTTCCCGGACCTGCATGAAGTTCGATGACGACAAGCCGGGGGACGACTCAACCGTCATCAGCATGAGGGTGCGGCCGGCTGTCTCCGTCTGTATTCTCACCGGACCGCCGAACAATAAGGAACTGGATGCCTTTGCCGTTTCCCGCCTGATGAATGCCGAAGGGTACAAGCTGATCTGCGGCGGATCTACGGCGCAAATGGCTGCCCGTGTCCTGGATAAAAAATTGGAGGTGGAATGGGTTCCCCCCTGGAAAAGGACAGAGGCTTCTCAGAAGAAGAAAAAAGGTTCGCCCCCGACGGCCCTGTTAAGCGGCGTCGACCTCGTAACGGAGGGGATCCTGACCCTCGGGCAGACGGTTGAAATTCTGCGCCACGCCAAGACGATTCATGATCTTCCCAAGGATGCGGACCCGGCCACCCGGTTGGCGCGCTATCTTCTCAGTGCGGATGATATCCATATGATTGTCGGAACGGCAGTCAATCCCAACCAGATTGCCGATCTCGTCCGTGGGGAGCCCATGAGGATGGTCTATATCCGGGATCTCGTTCAAGAGCTAACCAAACGGGACAAGCAGGTGACGCTGGAAACGGTCTAA
- a CDS encoding sensor histidine kinase translates to MQGLKLRETSIRKIVDDSVNALERPDAVHLEVLYRLVDETVWIDHERIVKVLLELEMNAVEAMPGGGLLQILVGDDSSSIFLTIRDTGRGISAEHLDLLFTPFFTTKPAGEGTGLGMPTVYGVVKAHGGGLTVKSNADPSQGPTGTTIRLSLPRRPALKNLRGKVIVHDE, encoded by the coding sequence GTGCAGGGTTTGAAATTACGGGAAACCAGCATCCGGAAGATCGTCGACGATAGCGTGAACGCACTTGAGAGACCCGACGCCGTCCATCTTGAAGTTTTATACCGTCTCGTCGATGAAACCGTATGGATTGATCATGAGCGCATTGTTAAAGTCTTGCTGGAGCTTGAAATGAATGCCGTGGAAGCCATGCCTGGCGGCGGCCTGCTGCAGATTCTCGTTGGAGACGACTCAAGCTCGATTTTCCTGACGATTCGCGATACGGGCCGGGGCATCTCGGCAGAACATCTGGATCTTCTGTTTACACCGTTTTTTACCACCAAGCCGGCTGGAGAGGGAACCGGACTGGGGATGCCCACTGTCTACGGGGTTGTCAAGGCCCATGGGGGGGGACTGACCGTTAAATCCAATGCCGATCCCTCTCAGGGCCCAACGGGAACAACCATCCGGCTCTCCCTGCCGCGAAGGCCGGCATTAAAGAATTTAAGAGGAAAGGTGATTGTTCATGACGAATGA
- a CDS encoding [Fe-Fe] hydrogenase large subunit C-terminal domain-containing protein: MQYFHSVKLNFKRCIGCTNCIKPCPTEAIRVHDGKAMIMDERCIDCGECIISCPHHAKYAHSDTLKKLADYKYTIALPDPSFFGQFKECENIEDILHAFLHIGFDEVFEVSLAAEIVAFIVRQKLLKKEYKKPIFSTSCPAVLRLMQIKFPGLLEQTTQVLSPMEIAARIAKDEAVKKTGIAYDEIGAIFISPCPAKVTEMRQPITTKHSAVNGAIGANLIYRDIIRNLHKGATDKEGKPIERRRLHKATKLGMSWGYLTGEPKSIGVGTTLAVSGSHNVISLLEEIERGEMQDVDFIELKACNAGCVGGPLNIPNSFVGRVHLRGLISRSGEQPSYYSEEEIRGMYEKGHFEFTEPILPRPIMTLDEDVAKALVKMERLDQITKELPGLDCGACGSPTCRALAEDIIRGMAFETDCVIKLRDRIKILAQEILYLARIVPPSMAAESSEKKDNI; the protein is encoded by the coding sequence ATGCAATATTTTCATTCCGTCAAGCTCAACTTCAAACGATGCATTGGATGCACCAACTGTATCAAGCCCTGTCCTACGGAGGCGATCCGGGTCCACGATGGAAAAGCCATGATTATGGATGAGAGGTGCATCGACTGCGGCGAATGCATCATAAGCTGTCCCCACCATGCCAAGTATGCCCACAGTGACACGCTCAAAAAACTTGCCGATTATAAGTACACCATTGCCCTGCCGGACCCCTCGTTTTTCGGGCAATTCAAAGAATGCGAAAACATTGAAGACATTCTTCACGCCTTTCTTCATATCGGTTTCGATGAGGTCTTTGAAGTTTCCCTTGCCGCGGAGATCGTCGCCTTCATTGTCCGTCAGAAACTTCTAAAGAAAGAATACAAGAAACCGATCTTTTCCACCTCCTGCCCTGCAGTCCTCCGCCTGATGCAGATAAAGTTTCCGGGCCTTCTGGAACAGACCACACAGGTCCTCTCCCCGATGGAAATCGCTGCGCGGATTGCCAAGGATGAGGCGGTGAAAAAGACAGGCATCGCCTATGACGAGATCGGGGCGATCTTCATCTCACCATGCCCCGCGAAGGTGACGGAGATGAGGCAGCCGATCACGACGAAGCATTCCGCCGTAAACGGCGCGATCGGCGCGAACCTGATCTATCGGGATATCATTCGCAATCTCCACAAGGGGGCAACCGATAAAGAGGGTAAACCGATTGAGCGGCGCCGTCTGCACAAAGCGACGAAATTGGGCATGTCCTGGGGATACCTGACCGGAGAGCCGAAAAGCATCGGCGTTGGAACCACGCTGGCCGTGAGCGGCTCTCATAATGTCATCAGTCTTCTGGAGGAAATAGAACGCGGTGAAATGCAGGACGTGGATTTCATCGAGTTGAAGGCTTGCAATGCGGGATGCGTCGGGGGACCCCTCAACATTCCCAACAGCTTTGTAGGGAGAGTCCATCTAAGAGGCCTTATATCGCGTTCAGGGGAACAGCCCTCTTACTACAGCGAGGAAGAAATTCGCGGCATGTACGAAAAAGGGCACTTCGAATTCACCGAGCCGATTCTGCCGCGGCCCATTATGACCCTGGACGAAGATGTGGCCAAGGCGCTCGTGAAAATGGAACGGCTTGACCAGATCACAAAGGAACTTCCCGGCCTCGATTGCGGCGCCTGCGGCTCTCCGACTTGCCGGGCCTTGGCTGAGGACATCATCCGAGGAATGGCCTTTGAAACGGATTGCGTGATCAAGTTGAGAGATCGCATCAAGATTCTGGCTCAGGAAATTCTCTATCTGGCGCGCATCGTCCCGCCGTCCATGGCTGCGGAGAGTTCGGAGAAAAAGGACAATATTTAA
- a CDS encoding UDP-2,3-diacylglucosamine diphosphatase gives MKALFIADAHLKNSHDANYQKLLMFLASLVHPSEVEKQLDLQPTIQQRIPVDDLYIGGDFFDFWFCRGREVYPEFVPVISALTAIRDRGIRVHFAEGNHDFFLADYFTRMLGMEVYPEWGTFMLDDCKVLFSHGDTVDRQNVQYLRLRKLLRSAFVYQLQRRLPLSLLWKIAGAGSAASKGTARIPEEKLAEILHAFSAAKLRREFDAVILGHCHQPIMKEYSIGSRKRYSITLGDWIRHFSYLYYEDGNFRLCFFEA, from the coding sequence ATGAAAGCCCTGTTTATTGCCGATGCCCATCTGAAAAACAGTCATGATGCGAATTATCAGAAACTGCTGATGTTTCTTGCATCGCTCGTCCATCCTTCCGAGGTTGAGAAGCAGCTTGATTTACAACCGACCATCCAGCAGCGGATTCCCGTAGATGATCTCTATATCGGGGGAGATTTTTTTGATTTCTGGTTTTGCCGGGGACGGGAGGTCTATCCGGAATTTGTTCCGGTCATTTCGGCTTTGACGGCGATTCGGGATCGGGGGATTCGTGTCCATTTCGCGGAAGGCAACCACGATTTTTTTCTTGCGGATTATTTCACCCGGATGTTGGGGATGGAAGTCTATCCTGAGTGGGGGACATTCATGCTGGATGACTGCAAAGTCCTTTTTTCCCATGGCGATACGGTGGACAGGCAGAATGTTCAATACCTCCGGCTCAGAAAACTGTTGAGAAGCGCGTTCGTTTATCAGCTGCAGCGGCGGCTGCCCCTTTCCCTTCTCTGGAAAATAGCCGGAGCCGGCTCCGCTGCAAGCAAGGGAACAGCCCGAATTCCCGAAGAAAAACTTGCCGAGATTCTTCATGCTTTTTCCGCGGCAAAACTCCGGCGAGAGTTTGACGCGGTCATCCTGGGGCATTGTCATCAACCGATCATGAAAGAATATTCGATCGGAAGCCGTAAAAGATATTCAATCACCCTGGGCGATTGGATTCGGCATTTTTCCTACCTGTATTATGAAGATGGCAATTTCAGGCTTTGCTTCTTCGAAGCTTAA
- a CDS encoding ATP-binding protein, producing MADRDASTPQITMEFPIEEKDFFMAGESASRVKKILQQLGLNQDIIRRVAIIIYEAAMNVAIHGSHGQLAVHVDPKAIYVSTEDEGAGIPDIDLAMQEGYSTATDEIREMGFGAGMGLPNIKQNSDELVVESKVNVGTILKAIVYFNSVTGV from the coding sequence ATGGCGGACCGCGATGCTTCCACTCCGCAGATTACCATGGAATTTCCCATTGAAGAGAAGGATTTCTTCATGGCCGGAGAGTCTGCCTCACGAGTAAAAAAGATATTGCAGCAACTTGGTTTAAACCAGGATATCATCCGGCGGGTGGCTATCATCATCTATGAGGCGGCCATGAACGTTGCGATCCATGGAAGTCATGGCCAGCTTGCGGTCCATGTCGACCCGAAGGCCATCTATGTTTCGACGGAGGATGAGGGCGCCGGAATTCCCGATATTGATCTGGCCATGCAGGAAGGGTACTCCACGGCCACGGACGAGATAAGAGAGATGGGCTTCGGCGCCGGAATGGGGCTGCCCAATATCAAGCAGAACTCCGACGAACTTGTTGTTGAGTCGAAAGTCAACGTAGGGACAATCCTCAAAGCCATAGTCTATTTTAATTCCGTAACCGGCGTTTAG
- a CDS encoding DRTGG domain-containing protein, with protein MNIRDIKEILEAQLLCGDDCIEHEVRGCFACDLISEMLLHIKPGSLLVTSLLNAHVVHTAHVMDASGVVFAGGKKPNETILANAQQNGIPILSTSLLIFEICGRLFVNGVHQDNLTPVSGD; from the coding sequence ATGAACATAAGGGATATAAAAGAAATTCTAGAAGCGCAGTTGCTTTGCGGAGATGACTGCATTGAGCATGAGGTAAGAGGCTGTTTTGCCTGTGATCTCATCAGCGAAATGCTCCTCCATATCAAGCCTGGCTCACTCCTTGTCACATCGCTGTTAAACGCCCATGTCGTTCACACGGCCCACGTCATGGATGCCAGTGGCGTTGTCTTTGCCGGTGGGAAAAAACCCAATGAAACGATTCTCGCCAATGCCCAGCAGAATGGAATTCCTATTCTATCCACGTCCCTTCTCATTTTTGAGATCTGCGGACGGCTTTTTGTAAATGGCGTGCACCAGGACAACCTAACACCGGTTAGCGGAGATTAA